In Octopus sinensis unplaced genomic scaffold, ASM634580v1 Contig13850, whole genome shotgun sequence, the genomic stretch gaatgtataaaaagagagaaaacagaaaagaaaaagagaaaaaggataaCAAATTAACTTAcgtaggaaaaatatataatggtTTAGTAGCCTCATCACTGAAGTAAAAGTGTTTTATCCATGGTGCATTTAcctgttgataatgataataatgatgacgacaacaacaacaacaacagcagcagcagcagcaccaccaccaccagcagcagtaacaacaacaacaacaacaacaacaacaagaaggatGCAAAGACCAACTATTAATCCTCATTCAAGGACTTGAGTGGGATGAGCTACTTGatgtgaagaaaattctaattgggctccacctgcaaagtcatgtactgtttatcttgatatgagatcaccatgtagcacacatatggttgtgatgcatgtgccggtgtacccttatcagatgggtagtcatgatgggtatactgggcttcgtatattttacccagtgtcactttgatggcatgcactgctctctcactcaataataataataataataatgatgatgatgatgatgatgatgatgatgatgatgatgatgatgataataaatgccctgatgcagtaccaggtagtggctctcgtggcttctgctcttaactgattggaagtgttatcatgtacccttatcagacataAAGACACTCTACAtttggctagggacagggcagggcggagggggtgttactgatgcatttagccccaggtgatcatcaacgtcaccagataggctgacaccatcacggtgtcctctatcctgcaaagggagatcattccccgaagaagcggatgccacatacggacccaggtttcaaggtgtttgcctatcATCAACGTATGGCAGGCACCGCTCCTCGACGAACAACTCCCCGagcagaatatttatatatagattttcacgtaaatacattgactgatttcgaaaatctgttcgacagcaatgataattctctaaacgagatatagacagtaactgctccataacataagggacatgagccatttgaatgtggctagggacagggcagggcggtgggggtgttactgatgcatttagccccagacgatcatcaacgtcaccagataggctgacaccatcacggtgtcctctatcctgcaaagggagatcattccccgaagaagcggatgccacatacggacccaggtttcacgtgatggtgtcagcctatctggtgacgttgatgatcgcctggggctaaatgcatcagtaacacccccaccgccctgccctgtccctagccacattcaaatggctcatgtcccttatgttatggagcagttactatctatatctcgtttagagaattattattgctgtcgaacagattttcgaaatcagtaaatgtatttacgtgaaaatctatatataaatatcctgctcGGGGAGTTGTTCGTCGAGGAGCGGTGCCTGCCATGCGTTGATgataggcaaacaccttgaaacctgggtccgtatgtggcatccgcttcttcggggaatgatctccctttgcaggatagaggacaccgtgatggtgtcagcctatctggtgacgttgatgatcgcctggggctaaatgcatcagtaacacccccaccgccctgccctgtccctagccacattcaaatggctaatgtcccttatgttatggagcagttactgtctatatctcgtttagagaattattattgcggatatatagtagttacggaccaaacatggtggtcaggaaaatgacaaattCTGTTGTAGAAGTCTGGGTGTCGTAAATCAACAGGAGCGTCTGGGGACttagtgtattgtaaatcagagATGTTGAGCAGCTTATCTGGTTCTTCGTATTAAgtggtcatcttgtacatacgTACCCGCATGGatgcatacacccatatacacgcgcacatatacgcacgcatacccAGCTacaagcatataagcatacatacgtactcagtaaacatatacagatacacatatacacatacacacgcacacatgcgcacatatatatacacacaacagaatatgcatatataacacggacaatatacatgtacatataaatatacacacacgcacacatacgcatatacatatacatatacacatatgcatacatgtatacatatacatatatacacatatacatataccactaTACTCGCACCCATacccgcacacgcacatatatatatgtgtgcatacatgcacacccacgtgtgcatacatacacgcatacacacatacacacggacccaCGCGCATgtatccacactcacacacacacgtatctgtgtgtctatacgtgcgtgtgcgcatacccttacatacatatacacagatgcccacacatacaggtatagatataagatattaaaagatgtataacaaatgtatataagaaatctaCAAACGCATGTAAAGAAACGGACCCACGAACTCACgtctacacgcacacgcacacacatctgtgtgtctatacgtgcgtgtacacatacacttacgtacacacacacagacacacgcacatataggtatagctataagatattaaaagatgcataaaaatatgtgtaaacatatgtatataagaaatctacgaaagcatgtaaaaaaaattattaaagaagtaTAACGGGGGTGCGCATATCTAGACACAGATATttactcatacatacgtatacacatgtatacatatacatacgtacccgGACACACGTATAATCATAAAGCGGatacatagataagtaaataaggaAAAAgctaaaaatagacatatatagagatataaagtgATAAAATAGGGGTAAAAATAGgagtaagaatgagggtaagaataagaattagaaataaaaataagaaataaaatataaaaattagaaataaaatataaaaatcataaaaactataaaaattaaaatatagaatgaaaataaaaataagaataaagttaaagcaaaataaaataggataaaataaaataaaaatataatcgagTAAAGCTTAACATGAGATGAGGGTAAAAATAAAAGGTGGTTGAAAGTGTAAAGTTAAAGGTGTGTGCTAAATGTGACCACGTAGGGGCGGGGCGggggggggaactgaaaattggaagggtgggaagcggGGTTTGGTGGGTGTGCGCTCAACATCAGAGTTAGAAATGGGAaaaggtatagatatagggaaacaAAAAATCTAGATAGGAAGAATgtaggtgtaggagaagaaatatataggaaaaaaaatatatgggagaccaaatgtgtatatataggaaaaagtaggaaaatatatataggaaaacgggatgcgctggagccgacaggttgcactgGGTGGGAGGAacttgcatgggggagttggtataatagtctaagctttgtagtatttgaaagtattaataagtttgtgtatacaggatggtttgaactctgaccttttgttacaTAGGTTGCTCGACCTCCTGGAAATctagatactacaaccaccggtcatCGCTGAAACATAGGCATAAagctaacagcacctccctttctaaaaaaaatttggaattaaaagacaaaagcaTAGATttcaaactcagatggtccatcatcggatcagctgcaccttatttaaacaatagagcaggatgccagctatgttgtgtagaactcctgaatATCTTGAAATTCAAGGAGAAAcaaatcttattaacaaaaggtcagatttcaaaccatcctgtatacacaagcttattaatactttcaaatactacaaagcttagaCTATTATACCAACCCCCATGCAAGTTCCTCCCACcagtgcaacctgtcggctccagcgcatccgttttcctatatatatatttcttactttttcctatatatacacattttgtctcccatatatttttttccctattatatttcttctcctacacctacATTCTTCCTATCTAGattttttctttccctatatctatacTTTTTCCCATTTCTAACTCTGATGTTGAGCGCACACCACCAAACCccgcttcccacccttccaattttcagttccccccgcccgcccctacgtggtCACATTTAGCACACACCTTTAACTTTACACTTTTCAACACCTTTTATTTTTACCCTCATCTCATGTTAAGCTTTACccgattatttttatattttattttatcctattttattttgctttacctttattcttatttttattttatcctatatttaaatttatagtttttatgatttttatattttatttctattttatattttatttcttatttttatttctaattcttattcttaccctcattcttactcCTATTTTTACCCTATATTTTATcactttatatctctatatatgtctatttttagcTTTTtccttatttacttatctatgtatCCGCTTTATGATTATACGTGTGTCcgggtacgtatgtatatgtatacatgtgtatacgtatgtatgagtaaATATCTGTGTCTAGATATGCGCACCCCCGTTATAcatcttaataattttttttacatgctttcgtagattcttatatacatatgtttacacatatttttatgcatcttttaatatcttatagctatacctatatgtgcgtgtgtctgtgtgtgtgtacgtaagtgtatgtatgtgtacacgcacgtatagacacacagatgtgtgtgcgtgtgcgtgtagacGTGAGTTCGTGGGTCCGTTTCTTTACATGCGTTTGtagatttcttatatacatttgttatacatcttttaatatcttatatctatatctgtatgtgtgcgcatctgtgtatatgtatgtaagggtATGCGCACACGCACAATAGACACacagatgtctgtgtgtgcgtgtggtgtggaACATGCGCGtgggtccgtgtgtatgtgtgtatgcgtgtatgtatgcacacgtgggtgtgcatgtatgcacacatatatatatgtgcgtgtgcgggtATGGgtgcgagtatatgtgtgtatatgtatatgtgtatatatgtatatgtatacatgtatgcatatgtgtatatgtatatgtatatgcgtatgtgtgcgtgtgtgtatatatattgtacatgtttattgtccgtgtatatatatgcatattctgttgtgtatatatatgtgcgcatgtgtgcggtgtgtgtgtgtatatgtgtatctgtatatgtttacacgtgagtacgtatgtatgcttatatgcttgtAGCTgggtatgcgtgcgtatatgtgcgcgtgtatatgggtgtatgcatCCATGCGGGTAcgtatgtacaagatgaccacTTAATACGAAGAACCAGATAAGCTGCTCAACATctctgatttacaatacactaaGTCCCCAGACGCTCCTGTTGATTTACGACACCCCAGACTTCTACAACCAGaatttgtcattttcctgaccaccatgtttggtccgtaactactatatatcccttatccttatattcttttacattttttattatttttacttctatttttatttttataactttatacctttatattcatttatattcttttatattttttatatctctttatatctttacactctacatttttatattttttttatttacttacactttttatgtattttttaatatatttttatccttcgtcctgaattctcgcccctccatctttatctctattcactcttattaccaggttccttcacgtctgtctacatttatatatttatatatgtatatatttatttattaatttatttacattacttcaacatccaaatttcctcattctacattgagagaagaacgagatggacgcttcatttttatgctgttgccgcattatgtcgtacgcgaatgggaggatttgcatccccaaccaagaatttttgatgtaatacatgtccttgtggaagttgttgtgcgcggctaaagaaggccacagacatacattatgcattgttataaatccgtctaataaaggcccgaaacatatgtaccgctgaatccttggcatcatgtttttattttgattaatttactccaccacctacaccaccaaacggtatatacaggtgcttacaattatcaagtactcacccagaatttctatatatatatatatatacatatacatatatatatgaatatatatgcagtgtatgcattcatacatttatacattgagagaaagagaaagtgagagagaatgaaagataaagagaaaactgaaaaatatcaaaagagaTAAGAGATCCTTGAGTGGGTAACAGAGAAACagttataaagagagagagagagagagagagagagtgagagagagagcaagatagGGAATAGTTGAGAGATAAAGAACGATAGAATTAAATTTGGATAAACATAAAGAGAGACTgggaaacaaaatttattttacttttattcataACCCCgagataaacataaaaaaatataagtagaaATTTGTAACAGGTTTAACTATTAAACAAACAGCAGCTTTCTTGAGATTCGATGTCTCCATTTACAAGACTGACTTTATAATAAAATGGATTAagaagaaattgagaaaaatactGTGTAAATGTTTTAATTCAGAACTGAGGCAAGGGAAATCTGTTGTTTGAAGACTTTGAATAGTTAACTGCTAAAACTTTTGGTCTCCCAGCCATTTCCTACAGATTCATCACCCTGTAATGATATATCTGCTGACTTAATATAAGTTTAATTTTTATAGGGTCAGGAATAACAGTCATTTTAATTATCCTCATTATattacaggtacttatttaaataaaacaggAATAAGAAGCAAAGCCAGAATTTGTAGCATTTGACTAAAGAACATGGAACCAAATACTCTTGAacaagtgcaggcatggttgtgtagttaagaagtccaCTTCTCAGTCATATAGCTTTTGGTTCAATCAGTTAAAGCAGTTATCTTCTACTAAATCCCTGGGACAACTAATGCTTTGTGATGAAGGTGAGCAAGACAAACATTTGAAATCACTTATCAAGTCTAATTACACAATCCAACAGGTATTTTGTTGTCAGGACATTTTAACTTGGTTTGAAGGTTTTTGAAATGTTGAATCTAAAAATGGAATCCATTTTTTACTATCATATCTAGATTTCAAGACACCCAACCCCAACAAATTTTGCAATTTCCtcatttttcagaaaaatgcattatttatctgTGGAAATTTAGTCTGAAATTTACAGCCAAGGAAAAACATTGGATGATCAAAGAATGGCCATAGCAAATATTAGTTCCAGGGTCTTTTAATGTGGTTGAAGAGCTTTTTAATTCAACTGGAGAAAAACATCCTACCTCCACTCCATCTCAACCTTGGCATTATGGAGCAGTTTGTTTGCAGCACATTTCCCAGGCTGAGCAGTGATAAGATAAATGCTGGAATATTTGATGGGCCTCACAtcagaaaattgattaaaaatgagAACTTGATAAATTCAATGAATTGCTTTGAAGCAGCAGCATGAAATTTatttgtaatagttgtaaatggcTTTCTGGACAACAAGAAAGCAGTCAGCTATGCCAAAATTGTCAGCAACATGCTGGACAACTTTCAAAAGTTAGGAGCAAATATGAGCATAAAGCACTATCTCCATGGTTACCACAATAAATTCCTTGAAAATCTTGGTGATGCAAGTGATGAGCAGAGAGAACATTTCCAGCAGGACATAAAAACAAAGGTATCAAGGCAAATGCGACTTATGAATGATGGTGAAGTATTACTATAACTTTGCTCATGATCTCCCTGAGGTTCATCACTCAAGAAAATCATCCAAATAGACATTCATGGGAAATTAGGCACaagcaatgatataatttgtcagtaaaaattttaaaacttttactaGTTCTAttggaaaattttaagaaaacattCTGGTTTTGAAGGAAAACCAATTTCTACATATGGTTGTATGTTATGCCTTGCTCCTCAAAAGCTGTTTTAttgaaaaaacaatgaaattctaTGGATCCAGTACCTTAAAATCTTGACATAGTGATAATAAATGGATGTCATTTTTAGATTCTGTGTGTCAAAAGCCCCTAGTTCACAACCAAGTTTTTTCCCAGCCAGGAAAAAATTTTTCTATGTTGATACGTgttacttttccatttttaaaatgaaaaatgttattttctttttctctcattagCAAAGCATTTTCACCAAAACCACTTCTGCTCACTAACAATGTATCACATTTAGTCAAAATATATTGGTCCATAAGAATCTTCCTTAGAGCGTCACATGTATCTTTCACACCTTTACGGAGCCTATCCACATGAATTATTTCCCCAGAGGTATACATGAAttgagaagaaaatttttttgaagCTATATCCTGCACCTCCTTTGAGTCTGTGGTCACAAATATTTTGTACTTGCTGGTGTTATTGTATTTACTTAAGAAGTTCCACACATTCTGAACATCTGACATTGAATTCCTTCGGTTATCTCCTGGCACACTGGGGTTTTTTCCAATTCGAATCTGAGCACACACCAGATGCATATTTGTTTTGGGAATATTGACTTCAAAGAATTTGTCAAATTTTGCCTGAAGAAGATCACTGAAGCGAAACAATAAATTCATCACTTTAgcaaatatatttccatatgaCTTTTGTGATGCCCAAAGTAATTGTTCTTTGTATCGAGCATTCTTTTTCAAGACATAAAAAAAGATTCTGTTTGTACTCACATAGAGGACATCTTCAGGGTAAAGTGTTTCTAAGTCTGCTGATTGTAAAGAGGAAATGTACTTATTCCCATCAACCAAATTAAGGTAACGACTTTTTAAGCCATGCAACTCTTTTGAGTCAATCTTCCAGTTAACTTTGTTTGGTTGAAGATATTTAGAAATATCGCAAGGTCTTGAAATAATAATTCCAAAGCGCCGACCCATGGTCAGTGCCATTAAATATACAGAGATTATTCCATGCTGCCTATCTCCCCAACCTCCACAAAGACTACGACCAACACAACGAAAAATAACatatttagttttgttgtttaacTGAAGCAATTTCTGTTCCATCAGACTtaaatttttcttctgtttttgacGTGTTTCATCAATTAACTTTTGATTATGTTTGCTTGAGGTTGTTACTGTATATTGTTTATTTGCAGTATATTGGTGCCAGGCAACCAGTAGAAAGAAGATGCTGACCACAACAATGAATTGACAGACTGGTTTCtagaaataataaagagaaatagaaatcattaaatatataacaacctagtaatataatacattaacaaataaaaaatatcccATATTACAattctttgtttctattttattaattaatatacaggTAGAGGCATGGctctatggttaagaagtttgcttcccaaccacaaagtttgaagttccgtcccactgctgacaccttggacaagtgtcttctactatatttatactatgtatgtgtgtgagtgtatggatgtttatgtctccttgtcttgacaataTATGATTactgaaaataaatatcattcatttccagtattctgtggaaatatgtctgaccatgg encodes the following:
- the LOC115229913 gene encoding uncharacterized protein LOC115229913 isoform X2, which produces MEQKLLQLNNKTKYVIFRCVGRSLCGGWGDRQHGIISVYLMALTMGRRFGIIISRPCDISKYLQPNKVNWKIDSKELHGLKSRYLNLVDGNKYISSLQSADLETLYPEDVLYVSTNRIFFYVLKKNARYKEQLLWASQKSYGNIFAKVMNLLFRFSDLLQAKFDKFFEVNIPKTNMHLVCAQIRIGKNPSVPGDNRRNSMSDVQNVWNFLSKYNNTSKYKIFVTTDSKEVQDIASKKFSSQFMYTSGEIIHVDRLRKGVKDTCDALRKILMDQYILTKCDTLLVSRSGFGENALLMREKENNIFHFKNGKVTRINIEKFFPGWEKTWL
- the LOC115229913 gene encoding uncharacterized protein LOC115229913 isoform X1, whose translation is MAFKKPVCQFIVVVSIFFLLVAWHQYTANKQYTVTTSSKHNQKLIDETRQKQKKNLSLMEQKLLQLNNKTKYVIFRCVGRSLCGGWGDRQHGIISVYLMALTMGRRFGIIISRPCDISKYLQPNKVNWKIDSKELHGLKSRYLNLVDGNKYISSLQSADLETLYPEDVLYVSTNRIFFYVLKKNARYKEQLLWASQKSYGNIFAKVMNLLFRFSDLLQAKFDKFFEVNIPKTNMHLVCAQIRIGKNPSVPGDNRRNSMSDVQNVWNFLSKYNNTSKYKIFVTTDSKEVQDIASKKFSSQFMYTSGEIIHVDRLRKGVKDTCDALRKILMDQYILTKCDTLLVSRSGFGENALLMREKENNIFHFKNGKVTRINIEKFFPGWEKTWL